Proteins from one Chiloscyllium punctatum isolate Juve2018m chromosome 4, sChiPun1.3, whole genome shotgun sequence genomic window:
- the ppm1aa gene encoding protein phosphatase 1A isoform X2, translating to MGAFLDKPKMEKHNASGAGNDLHYGLSSMQGWRIEMEDAHTAVIGLPHGLEAWSFFAVYDGHAGSQVARYCCEHLLDHITNTQDFKVTDGMTEPTVEKVKSGIRTGFLQIDEHMRTISEKRHGSDRSGSTAVGVMVSPKHIYFINCGDSRGLLCRNGKVHFFTQDHKPSNPQEKERIQNAGGSVMIQRVNGSLAVSRALGDFDYKCVHGKGPTEQLVSPEPEVYEIERTADDQFIILACDGIWDVMGNEEICEFVKSRLEVSNDLEKVCNQIVDTCLYKGSRDNMSVVLICFPNAPKVSPEAVKREAELDNYLENKVEEIFEKQGAEGVPGLVQVMRALSSESIPNLPPGGELASKQSVVEAVYNRLNPYQADAEPSSPDDMW from the exons ATGGGAGCGTTTCTGGATAAGCCAAAGATGGAAAAGCATAATGCCAGTGGTGCAGGAAATGACCTACATTATGGACTGAGCAGCATGCAAGGTTGGCGAATTGAGATGGAGGATGCACATACAGCTGTCATTGGACTACCACATGGACTTGAAGCATGGTCTTTCTTTGCAGTCTATGATGGGCATGCTGGATCCCAAGTTGCCAGATATTGCTGTGAGCATTTGTTAGATCACATCACCAACACCCAGGATTTCAAAGTTACTGATGGCATGACTGAACCTACGGTTGAGAAAGTAAAAAGTGGAATCCGAACAGGTTTCTTGCAGATAGATGAGCATATGCGAACAATCTCTGAGAAGCGCCATGGTTCAGACAGAAGTGGGTCAACGGCAGTGGGTGTCATGGTTTCACCCAAGCATATTTACTTTATCAACTGTGGAGACTCTCGAGGTTTGCTTTGTAGGAATGGCAAGGTTCATTTCTTCACACAAGATCATAAACCAAGTAACCCACAGGAGAAAGAACGGATCCAGAATGCTGGTGGCTCAGTCATGATTCAGCGTGTGAATGGTTCCCTTGCTGTTTCAAGGGCTCTTGGAGACTTTGATTACAAGTGTGTCCATGGGAAGGGTCCAACAGAGCAGCTTGTCTCACCAGAACCTGAGGTTTATGAAATTGAGAGAACAGCGGATGATCAGTTTATTATCCTAGCGTGTGATGGTATTTGGGATGTCATGGGGAATGAAGAGATCTGTGAATTTGTTAAATCCAGACTAGAAGTTAGCAATGATCTTGAGAAAGTGTGTAACCAGATTGTTGACACATGCTTGTACAAG GGGAGTCGAGACAACATGAGTGTCGTGTTGATTTGCTTTCCAAATGCACCAAAGGTATCACCTGAAGCAGTGAAGAGAGAGGCTGAGCTGGATAACTATCTGGAGAACAAAGTGGAAG AAATCTTTGAGAAGCAGGGTGCTGAGGGGGTACCAGGTCTAGTCCAGGTGATGCGTGCTTTGTCGTCGGAGAGCATCCCAAACCTCCCACCAGGAGGTGAACTAGCCAGCAA GCAGAGTGTTGTTGAAGCAGTTTACAATAGACTGAATCCCTACCAAGCTGACGCA gaACCTTCATCTCCTGATGATATGTGGTAA
- the ppm1aa gene encoding protein phosphatase 1A isoform X1, with protein sequence MGAFLDKPKMEKHNASGAGNDLHYGLSSMQGWRIEMEDAHTAVIGLPHGLEAWSFFAVYDGHAGSQVARYCCEHLLDHITNTQDFKVTDGMTEPTVEKVKSGIRTGFLQIDEHMRTISEKRHGSDRSGSTAVGVMVSPKHIYFINCGDSRGLLCRNGKVHFFTQDHKPSNPQEKERIQNAGGSVMIQRVNGSLAVSRALGDFDYKCVHGKGPTEQLVSPEPEVYEIERTADDQFIILACDGIWDVMGNEEICEFVKSRLEVSNDLEKVCNQIVDTCLYKGSRDNMSVVLICFPNAPKVSPEAVKREAELDNYLENKVEEIFEKQGAEGVPGLVQVMRALSSESIPNLPPGGELASKQSVVEAVYNRLNPYQADASGLSRYFCTFWHSRL encoded by the exons ATGGGAGCGTTTCTGGATAAGCCAAAGATGGAAAAGCATAATGCCAGTGGTGCAGGAAATGACCTACATTATGGACTGAGCAGCATGCAAGGTTGGCGAATTGAGATGGAGGATGCACATACAGCTGTCATTGGACTACCACATGGACTTGAAGCATGGTCTTTCTTTGCAGTCTATGATGGGCATGCTGGATCCCAAGTTGCCAGATATTGCTGTGAGCATTTGTTAGATCACATCACCAACACCCAGGATTTCAAAGTTACTGATGGCATGACTGAACCTACGGTTGAGAAAGTAAAAAGTGGAATCCGAACAGGTTTCTTGCAGATAGATGAGCATATGCGAACAATCTCTGAGAAGCGCCATGGTTCAGACAGAAGTGGGTCAACGGCAGTGGGTGTCATGGTTTCACCCAAGCATATTTACTTTATCAACTGTGGAGACTCTCGAGGTTTGCTTTGTAGGAATGGCAAGGTTCATTTCTTCACACAAGATCATAAACCAAGTAACCCACAGGAGAAAGAACGGATCCAGAATGCTGGTGGCTCAGTCATGATTCAGCGTGTGAATGGTTCCCTTGCTGTTTCAAGGGCTCTTGGAGACTTTGATTACAAGTGTGTCCATGGGAAGGGTCCAACAGAGCAGCTTGTCTCACCAGAACCTGAGGTTTATGAAATTGAGAGAACAGCGGATGATCAGTTTATTATCCTAGCGTGTGATGGTATTTGGGATGTCATGGGGAATGAAGAGATCTGTGAATTTGTTAAATCCAGACTAGAAGTTAGCAATGATCTTGAGAAAGTGTGTAACCAGATTGTTGACACATGCTTGTACAAG GGGAGTCGAGACAACATGAGTGTCGTGTTGATTTGCTTTCCAAATGCACCAAAGGTATCACCTGAAGCAGTGAAGAGAGAGGCTGAGCTGGATAACTATCTGGAGAACAAAGTGGAAG AAATCTTTGAGAAGCAGGGTGCTGAGGGGGTACCAGGTCTAGTCCAGGTGATGCGTGCTTTGTCGTCGGAGAGCATCCCAAACCTCCCACCAGGAGGTGAACTAGCCAGCAA GCAGAGTGTTGTTGAAGCAGTTTACAATAGACTGAATCCCTACCAAGCTGACGCA TCTGGGTTGTCTAGATATTTCTGCACTTTTTGGCACTCCAGACTTTAA